A genomic segment from Vanacampus margaritifer isolate UIUO_Vmar chromosome 3, RoL_Vmar_1.0, whole genome shotgun sequence encodes:
- the osbp2b gene encoding oxysterol-binding protein 2 isoform X3, whose protein sequence is MCVRGHCNADWKKWLPQPPPPLCDASRGAWSGIRAAQSGMKGRRCWEPRSVRSLCASGCLSKLNQDDSGDEEPASQSDRSEIQGTLKILVSKLDDLSTCNDLIAKHGAALQRSLSELEGLKVPVEGGEKIKAVNERATLFRITSNAMINACRDFLDLAETHSRRWQRALQYEREQRTHLEETIEQLAKQHNSLERAWRAAPTLSSSTPSAPTNKKGSERPLKGEASDEDEDTEYFDAMEDSPAFITVTATDNTQRRRSQSSLSGASGGNSYDWNQDDHMSPSYNDVSGKELQPRRKRRTRVPDKPNYSLNLWSIMKNCIGKELSKIPMPVNFNEPLSMLQRLTEDLEYHELLDKAARCDSSLEQMCSVAAFSVSSYSTTIHRTAKPFNPLLGETYELDRLEEFGYRSLCEQVSHHPPAAAHHVISQRGWTLWQEITIASKFRGKYLSIMPLGAIHLQFHSSGNHYVWRKVTSTVHNIIVGKLWIDQSGDIEIVNHRTKETCQLKFSPYSYFSREVPRKVTGVVADSVGQAHYILSGTWDEKIESAKIIQSSRGGSGSEGKQKTIYQTLSPKLLWKKYPLPENAENMYYFSALALTLNEPDDGVGVTDSRLRPDQRLMEDGRWDEANSEKQRLEEKQRAVRRRREAEASDALDEECDNDSGREYEGYQPLWFQQRRNSVTGEINFVYKGGYWEAKERQDWTMCPNIF, encoded by the exons atgtgtgtgcgggGACACTGCAATGCTGACTGGAAAAAGTGGCTGCCTCAGCCCCCCCCTCCGCTCTGCGATGCGTCTCGAGGAGCGTGGAGTGGAATCAGGGCCGCGCAGAGTGGGATGAAGGGCCGGAGATGCTGGGAGCCGAGAAGCGTCCGCTCCCTCTGTGCCTCGGGCTGCTTGAGTAAGCTCAACCAGG ATGACTCCGGAGACGAAGAGCCGGCATCCCAATCGGACCGCAGCGAGATTCAGGGAACTTTAAAGATACTAGTCAGCAAGCTTGATGACCTCAGCACATGTAATGACTTGATTGCCAAGCACGGGGCTGCCTTGCAACGTTCTCTCAGTGAACTTGAGGGCCTGAAAGTTCCTGTGGAGGGAGGGGAGAAGATCAAAGCAGTCAACGAGCGAGCCACCCTCTTCCGTATCACTTCCAATGCTATGATCAAT GCTTGTCGAGATTTCCTGGACCTGGCTGAGACTCACAGTAGGAGGTGGCAGCGGGCACTGCAGTATGAGCGAGAGCAGCGTACCCACCTGGAGGAGACCATCGAGCAGCTAGCCAAGCAGCACAATAGTCTGGAGCGAGCGTGGAGAGCGGCACCAACACTTTCATCCAGCACACCCAGCGCCCCGACCAACAAGAAGG GGAGTGAGAGGCCACTCAAAGGAGAGGCGagtgatgaagatgaggatacTGAGTACTTTGATGCCATGGAGGATTCCCCTGCATTCATCACAGTGACTGCCACTGACAACACACAGCGCAG GCGATCTCAGAGTAGTTTGAGTGGAGCAAGCGGAGGCAATTCCTACGACTGGAACCAGGACGACCAT ATGTCTCCAAGCTATAACGATGTGTCAGGGAAGGAGTTGCAGCCACGCAGAAAACGGCGAACCCGTGTCCCTGACAAGCCGAACTACTCCCTCAATTTGTGGAGCATCATGAAGAACTGCATTGGCAAGGAGCTCTCCAAAATCCCCATGCCT GTCAACTTCAATGAGCCTCTGTCAATGCTGCAGCGTCTGACTGAAGACTTGGAGTATCATGAGCTCCTGGATAAGGCAGCGCGCTGCGACTCCTCGCTGGAGCAGATGTGTTCGGTTGCTGCCTTCTCCGTCTCTTCATACTCCACTACTATCCACCGGACAGCCAAACCCTTCAACCCGCTTCTGGGGGAGACCTACGAGCTTGATCGCCTCGAGGAGTTTGGCTACCGCTCACTGTGTGAGCAG GTGAGCCATCACCCCCCTGCAGCTGCACATCATGTGATTTCCCAACGAGGCTGGACCTTGTGGCAGGAAATTACAATTGCCAGCAAGTTCCGTGGAAAATACCTCTCCATAATGCCTCTGG GTGCGATTCATCTGCAATTCCACTCTAGCGGCAACCACTACGTGTGGAGAAAGGTCACGTCCACAGTGCACAACATCATTGTGGGCAAGCTGTGGATTGACCAG tcAGGGGACATTGAGATAGTGAATCACAGGACCAAAGAGACCTGCCAACTTAAATTTTCTCCCTACAGTTATTTCTCCAGGGAAGTTCCTCGGAAG GTGACAGGAGTTGTGGCTGACAGTGTTGGTCAAGCTCATTACATTCTGTCTGGCACGTGGGACGAGAAAATCGAGAGTGCCAAGATCATTCAGAGCAGTCGAGGTGGTAGTGGTTCAGAGGGCAAGCAGAAGACCATCTACCAGACGTTGTCCCCCAAACTTTTATGGAAGAAGTATCCTCTCCC AGAGAATGCTGAGAACATGTACTACTTCTCAGCGCTGGCGCTGACCCTGAACGAGCCGGATGATGGAGTCGGTGTAACCGACAGCCGCCTGAGACCAGACCAGAGGCTGATGGAAGATGGTCGATGGGATGAAGCCAATTCGGAGAAACAAAGGTTAGAAGAGAAACAAAGAGccgtgaggaggaggagagaagcGGAGGCCTCAGATGCTCTGGATGAAG AATGTGATAATGACTCTG GTCGAGAATACGAAGGCTACCAGCCCCTGTGGTTTCAACAGAGGAGGAACTCGGTCACCGGAGAGATCAACTTTGTGTACAAAGGGGGCTACTGGGAGGCCAAGGAGAGACAAGACTGGACCATGTGTCCCAATATATTCTAA